A DNA window from Tenuifilaceae bacterium CYCD contains the following coding sequences:
- a CDS encoding DNA-binding response regulator, protein MLTTVIIDDESKVRETLRQMLNIYCPNIKIVGEAHGVESGYSCINKLKPEVVFLDMQMNDGNGFDLLKRLSPIDFQLIIVTAYQEYAIKAFKYSALDYLLKPIDPTDLISAVEKISQSYNKTETKNKFEALLSNSQSPESNCRKLVLKTINGIHIVNTADIIRCESHNNTTEFILNESAPIRVSKTLKEYEDLLSECGFVRCHQSHLVNLHFITKVMRFPTPSVKMTDNSIIPVAIRKKELLKLIDSSDSKTNI, encoded by the coding sequence ATGCTCACCACTGTAATTATTGACGATGAAAGCAAAGTCCGCGAAACATTAAGGCAAATGCTCAATATTTACTGCCCCAATATCAAAATTGTTGGTGAAGCCCATGGCGTAGAGTCAGGGTATAGTTGCATTAACAAACTAAAACCGGAGGTAGTTTTTTTGGATATGCAGATGAACGATGGGAATGGATTTGACCTTCTGAAACGCCTTTCGCCCATCGACTTTCAGCTAATCATAGTAACGGCATACCAGGAATACGCCATAAAGGCTTTTAAGTACAGCGCGCTCGATTATCTACTAAAACCAATTGACCCCACCGATTTGATTTCAGCCGTTGAAAAAATCTCCCAATCGTACAATAAAACTGAAACAAAAAATAAATTCGAAGCACTATTGTCCAACTCACAAAGTCCCGAGTCGAATTGTAGGAAACTAGTGCTAAAAACCATTAATGGGATTCATATTGTTAACACTGCGGATATTATTAGATGCGAATCGCACAACAATACCACCGAATTTATCCTAAATGAGAGCGCTCCTATCCGTGTATCAAAAACATTGAAAGAATATGAAGATCTTCTATCCGAGTGCGGGTTTGTTCGCTGTCACCAATCGCACCTTGTCAACCTACACTTCATTACAAAAGTGATGAGATTTCCAACGCCATCAGTTAAAATGACTGACAATAGCATAATTCCAGTAGCCATTCGCAAAAAAGAACTTTTAAAACTGATAGATTCTTCCGATTCAAAAACAAATATTTAG
- a CDS encoding phosphate transporter — translation METYYLVIVLIIMLLAISDLVVGVANDAVNFLNSSIGSKVAPRHWILLVASLGVIVGSLFSSGMMEVARKGVFYPQNFYMSEIMVIFLAVMITDVIVLDFFNTFGLPTSTTVSLVFELLGSAVAVSIFKMMGNEESLTNLGNYINSAKALGIISAILISVVVAFVTGTVIQYFARFLFTFNYKKSINWVGSIWGGIALTAITYFIVMKGVQGSSFINQSALAYINAHTLSILFYSFLIWAAIFQILISVFNLNILRFVVLMGTFALALSFAGNDLVNFIGVSMAGLKSFQILQANPGVSPDQLLMTDLAGEVNTNFIYLLIAGLIMVITLWTSRKAKTVTETEVGLARQDIGMERFGSTQFSRTLVRVVRNFSNNTSQFVPRSVKNFIEKRFDTNTSPKYKNPNDAPAFDLVRASVNLVVSSILISSATSLKLPLSTTYVTFMVAMGTSLSDKAWGRESAVYRITGVLTVISGWFFTAFVTFTLAFIMAAVLFYGKTPALIIILAIAVGLLIKSNLIHKKKTNAEKIDQESYATDDSVVKKCTKEVNKSLKDVLQIFTKTVEGLTKEDRKILKHVSKEVDDLNVEAKKLKYNVYSVLKQLEADSIETGHYYIQVIDYLRETAHALTFVTTPSLQHIENQHKGLTAAQAAELKEISENISEFFDEIMKIIKENDYSEVQSAIKKQQEILEIVNFARKKQVKRIKQNETGTRNSVLYLGLLNEIKNIMLHTVNLLKAQRDFILNNID, via the coding sequence ATGGAAACCTACTATTTAGTGATTGTTCTAATTATAATGCTTTTGGCGATCTCTGATCTCGTTGTTGGAGTTGCCAATGATGCTGTAAACTTTCTTAATTCATCAATTGGATCAAAAGTTGCCCCTCGACACTGGATCCTGCTCGTGGCCTCACTGGGCGTAATTGTAGGTTCATTGTTTTCGAGCGGAATGATGGAGGTGGCCCGTAAAGGAGTATTCTATCCCCAGAACTTCTATATGAGTGAAATTATGGTGATATTCCTTGCCGTTATGATCACCGATGTTATTGTTCTCGATTTCTTCAATACATTTGGATTACCAACATCAACAACAGTTTCCTTAGTTTTCGAACTTCTAGGCTCAGCAGTGGCCGTTTCCATATTCAAAATGATGGGTAACGAGGAGTCGTTAACCAACCTTGGAAACTATATAAATAGTGCCAAAGCTCTAGGTATAATTTCTGCAATTCTAATCTCTGTTGTAGTTGCGTTTGTTACAGGAACTGTAATCCAATATTTTGCCCGATTTCTCTTCACATTCAACTATAAAAAGAGTATCAACTGGGTTGGAAGCATCTGGGGAGGAATTGCCCTTACCGCTATAACATACTTCATTGTAATGAAAGGAGTTCAGGGATCATCATTTATTAATCAATCCGCCCTAGCCTATATAAATGCCCATACCCTTTCCATCTTATTCTACAGCTTCTTGATTTGGGCTGCCATTTTTCAAATCTTAATATCGGTTTTCAATTTAAATATTCTACGCTTTGTAGTTTTAATGGGAACCTTTGCGCTTGCATTATCATTTGCAGGGAACGACCTAGTTAACTTTATCGGCGTTTCGATGGCCGGTCTAAAATCGTTTCAGATTCTACAGGCAAACCCTGGGGTTTCGCCAGATCAACTACTAATGACCGACCTTGCAGGTGAAGTAAACACCAATTTCATTTACTTACTCATTGCTGGCTTAATAATGGTTATAACTTTATGGACATCGCGCAAGGCAAAAACAGTAACAGAAACCGAAGTTGGATTAGCGCGCCAAGACATAGGGATGGAGCGCTTTGGTAGCACTCAGTTTTCCAGAACGCTAGTACGCGTGGTTCGCAATTTCAGTAACAATACCAGCCAATTTGTTCCTCGATCGGTTAAAAATTTTATCGAAAAAAGATTCGATACAAACACATCGCCCAAATACAAAAATCCCAATGATGCTCCTGCATTTGACTTAGTTCGCGCATCGGTAAACTTAGTCGTGTCAAGTATTCTAATCAGTTCTGCAACCTCGCTAAAACTTCCGTTATCCACAACCTACGTTACGTTTATGGTAGCTATGGGAACATCGCTGAGCGATAAGGCATGGGGGCGCGAAAGTGCTGTTTACAGAATTACCGGCGTGCTAACAGTGATCTCGGGCTGGTTCTTCACGGCATTTGTTACGTTCACTTTAGCATTCATAATGGCCGCAGTTCTTTTCTACGGAAAAACCCCTGCATTAATTATAATACTAGCAATTGCAGTTGGCCTACTCATTAAGTCGAATCTAATACATAAGAAAAAAACAAATGCCGAGAAAATAGATCAAGAATCCTATGCAACCGACGATAGTGTTGTAAAAAAATGTACTAAAGAGGTTAACAAATCACTTAAGGATGTTCTTCAAATCTTCACTAAAACAGTAGAAGGACTAACCAAAGAGGATCGAAAAATTCTAAAGCATGTAAGCAAAGAAGTGGACGATTTAAACGTGGAAGCAAAAAAACTTAAGTACAACGTTTACTCAGTACTGAAACAACTGGAAGCCGATTCAATTGAAACAGGGCATTACTACATTCAGGTTATAGATTACTTAAGGGAAACGGCACACGCTCTAACATTTGTAACCACACCCAGTTTGCAGCATATCGAGAATCAACATAAAGGGTTAACAGCCGCGCAAGCAGCAGAACTTAAGGAAATAAGCGAGAACATATCGGAATTTTTCGATGAAATTATGAAAATCATTAAAGAAAACGATTACTCCGAAGTTCAGAGTGCAATTAAAAAGCAGCAAGAGATACTCGAAATTGTTAATTTTGCAAGAAAAAAACAGGTTAAGCGTATTAAGCAAAACGAAACGGGTACTCGCAATAGTGTTTTGTACCTAGGGCTGCTGAACGAAATAAAGAATATTATGCTACATACTGTAAACCTACTTAAAGCACAAAGAGATTTTATTTTAAACAATATTGACTAA